The Vigna radiata var. radiata cultivar VC1973A chromosome 6, Vradiata_ver6, whole genome shotgun sequence DNA segment GAGTTATCAACATTGGAAAAGGAGTTGTTTCCACCTATGAGAAACAGAGTCGGTGAGTTTTAAGAAAAAGTGGTCTGAAGGAGGAGCTTCTCACGTTTTTCATTCACACATTCCTTCAGATCCTCCAACATCTTCTTGTACTTCTCTAGCTGCGCATCGTTCATGCTATCCATCGGCATGGCCCACCACGAGTGTTCCTCCACATCCTTCATCAGACGTTTCAGAGCCTCTTCATGCTTCTTCTCCGCCGCCATCTGGTCGGACAAGTTGTTGAGTTGTGCATGGAGTTCTCCCTCATCCACGGTGTTGTTAGCCTTGTTCAAGTCTAGCGTGAGGAGCGGAGGTGGACCTTGCGCCATGTAGCATTGGATAACAAGATCCACATCAGGGCTTCTGAAGGAGAAAACCTGGTTACTCGGTGAAAACATGATGACAGCAATGTTCACACCACAGAGGGTAGCAAGTTCGCTGGCTTTCTTGAAAATCCCAGTTCGACGCTTGGAGAACGTCACTCGAAGGTTATGCTCGTTGCTCATC contains these protein-coding regions:
- the LOC106763667 gene encoding agamous-like MADS-box protein AGL62, with translation MAKKTMKKTKGRKKIEIKKMSNEHNLRVTFSKRRTGIFKKASELATLCGVNIAVIMFSPSNQVFSFRSPDVDLVIQCYMAQGPPPLLTLDLNKANNTVDEGELHAQLNNLSDQMAAEKKHEEALKRLMKDVEEHSWWAMPMDSMNDAQLEKYKKMLEDLKECVNEKREKLLLQTTFS